The Cricetulus griseus strain 17A/GY chromosome 9, alternate assembly CriGri-PICRH-1.0, whole genome shotgun sequence genome has a segment encoding these proteins:
- the Tmem91 gene encoding transmembrane protein 91 isoform X2, which translates to MKTSLLGFECVFLCLQEPPPTTAMDNPSVQELQQPLLRNTDCDLLSPKSDKVELGPLFPETVFAGQFLLPPLPSVSAGLGEPETPDLEGTSSSDSDSDYDGGGRLSPLLPQDHLGLAVFSVLCCFWPVGIAAFCLAHKTNKAWAKGDFQGAGATSRRAFLLGVLAVGLGLCTYAAALVTLAAYLASRAPP; encoded by the exons ATGAAGACAAGTCTCTTGGGATTTGaatgtgtttttctctgtctccagGAACCCCCCCCTACCACAGCCATGGACAACCCCAGCGTACAGGAGCTCCAGCAACCCTTGCTGAGAAACACAGACTGTGACCTCCTGTCCCCCAAGTCAGACAAAGTAGAGCTGGGACCCCTCTTCCCAGAAACGGTCTTTGCCGGGCAATTCCTTCTCCCACCTCTTCCTTCCGTGAGCGCCGGCCTCGGGGAGCCTGAGACCCCTGACCTCGAG GGCACATCGTCCAGTGACAGTGACTCAGATTACGACGGGGGCGGTCGCCTCTCGCCTCTTCTGCCCCAAGACCACCTCGGCCTGGCGGTCTTCTCTGTCCTGTGTTGTTTTTGGCCTGTGGGCATCGCTGCCTTCTGTCTGGCCCACAAG ACCAACAAGGCTTGGGCCAAGGGGGACTTCCAAGGGGCAGGGGCCACGTCCCGCCGTGCCTTCCTGCTGGGGGTCCTGGCCGTGGGTCTGGGCCTGTGCACTTACGCCGCTGCCCTGGTGACCTTGGCTGCCTACCTTGCCTCCCGAGCCCCGCCCTAG
- the Tmem91 gene encoding transmembrane protein 91 isoform X3 — protein MKTSLLGFECVFLCLQEPPPTTAMDNPSVQELQQPLLRNTDCDLLSPKSDKVELGPLFPETVFAGQFLLPPLPSVSAGLGEPETPDLEGTSSSDSDSDYDGGGRLSPLLPQDHLGLAVFSVLCCFWPVGIAAFCLAHKPRPSCPPAPTVNAEARGPVSP, from the exons ATGAAGACAAGTCTCTTGGGATTTGaatgtgtttttctctgtctccagGAACCCCCCCCTACCACAGCCATGGACAACCCCAGCGTACAGGAGCTCCAGCAACCCTTGCTGAGAAACACAGACTGTGACCTCCTGTCCCCCAAGTCAGACAAAGTAGAGCTGGGACCCCTCTTCCCAGAAACGGTCTTTGCCGGGCAATTCCTTCTCCCACCTCTTCCTTCCGTGAGCGCCGGCCTCGGGGAGCCTGAGACCCCTGACCTCGAG GGCACATCGTCCAGTGACAGTGACTCAGATTACGACGGGGGCGGTCGCCTCTCGCCTCTTCTGCCCCAAGACCACCTCGGCCTGGCGGTCTTCTCTGTCCTGTGTTGTTTTTGGCCTGTGGGCATCGCTGCCTTCTGTCTGGCCCACAAG CCCCGCCCTAGTTGCCCTCCGGCCCCCACTGtgaatgcagaggccagaggcccaGTGAGCCCATGA
- the Tmem91 gene encoding transmembrane protein 91 isoform X1, whose translation MDNPSVQELQQPLLRNTDCDLLSPKSDKVELGPLFPETVFAGQFLLPPLPSVSAGLGEPETPDLEGTSSSDSDSDYDGGGRLSPLLPQDHLGLAVFSVLCCFWPVGIAAFCLAHKVSLCVGLGGCWVNGKEKEPRGAMLCLSQVGWWW comes from the exons ATGGACAACCCCAGCGTACAGGAGCTCCAGCAACCCTTGCTGAGAAACACAGACTGTGACCTCCTGTCCCCCAAGTCAGACAAAGTAGAGCTGGGACCCCTCTTCCCAGAAACGGTCTTTGCCGGGCAATTCCTTCTCCCACCTCTTCCTTCCGTGAGCGCCGGCCTCGGGGAGCCTGAGACCCCTGACCTCGAG GGCACATCGTCCAGTGACAGTGACTCAGATTACGACGGGGGCGGTCGCCTCTCGCCTCTTCTGCCCCAAGACCACCTCGGCCTGGCGGTCTTCTCTGTCCTGTGTTGTTTTTGGCCTGTGGGCATCGCTGCCTTCTGTCTGGCCCACAAGGTTAGTCTGTGTGTGGGACTGGGAGGGTGCTGGGTTAACGGAAAGGAAAAAGAACCCAGAGGAGCCATGCTCTGCTTAAGTcaggtggggtggtggtggtga
- the Exosc5 gene encoding exosome complex component RRP46 isoform X2 has product MEIAKRADAELGAGTAAEPGPRSPGCSLRHFACEQNLLSRPDGSASFLQGDTSVLAGVYGPAEVKVSKEIFNKATLEVILRPKIGLPGVAEKSRERLIRNTCEAVVLGALHPRTSITVVLQVVSDAGSLLACCLNAACMALVDAGVPMRALFCGVSCALDSDGNLVLDPTTKQEKEARAILTFALDSVEQKLLMSNTKGLYSDAELQQCLAAAQAASEHIFRFYRESLQRRYSKS; this is encoded by the exons ATGGAGATCGCGAAGCGTGCGGACGCCGAGCTGGGCGCTGGCACCGCCGCGGAGCCCGGCCCGCGGAGTCCCGGCTGCAGCCTCCGGCATTTCGCCTGCGAACAGAACCTGCTGTCCCGGCCGGATGGATCTGCTTCTTTCCTGCAAG GTGACACCTCTGTCCTGGCTGGAGTGTACGGGCCAGCCGAGGTGAAGGTCAGCAAAGAaatcttcaacaaggccacactcgaAGTGATCCTGAGGCCGAAGATCGGGCTGCCTG GCGTGGCTGAGAAGAGCCGGGAGCGGCTGATCAGGAACACGTGTGAAGCCGTGGTTCTGGGAGCCCTGCACCCCCGAACCTCCATCACGGTGGTGCTGCAGGTGGTGAGCGACGCAGGCTCT CTCTTGGCCTGTTGCCTGAACGCTGCCTGCATGGCACTGGTGGATGCAGGTGTGCCCATGCGGGCTCTCTTCTGCGGGGTCAGCTGTGCCCTGGACTCTGATGGCAATCTCGTGCTAGACCCCACGACCAAGCAAGAAAAG GAGGCCCGGGCTATCCTGACCTTTGCTCTGGACAGCGTGGAGCAGAAGCTGCTGATGTCTAACACCAAAGGGCTCTATTCGGATGCCGAG CTCCAGCAGTGCCTGGCTGCTGCCCAGGCTGCCTCAGAACACATCTTCCGTTTCTACCGAGAATCACTGCAGAGGCGCTACTCCAAGAGCTGA